Proteins encoded in a region of the Saccharothrix ecbatanensis genome:
- a CDS encoding DUF3040 domain-containing protein encodes MSEAERRTLSEIESRLADEEPGLASALVAGKPRHPVLSYALVGIFTVLGVLLLFLGAFGPALASLGFGAILMLMRGYTWR; translated from the coding sequence ATGAGCGAAGCGGAACGCCGCACCCTGAGTGAGATCGAGAGCAGACTCGCGGACGAGGAGCCGGGCCTGGCCTCGGCGCTCGTCGCCGGCAAACCGCGGCACCCGGTGCTCAGCTACGCGCTCGTGGGGATTTTCACCGTCCTGGGCGTGCTGCTGCTGTTCCTCGGGGCGTTCGGTCCGGCCCTGGCCTCGTTGGGGTTCGGCGCGATCCTCATGCTGATGCGCGGTTACACCTGGCGTTGA